AGCTGGGCTACTGAATCGCCGTCTCATTGGTAGACTGCAGTTAACACCATCAGTTGGACTGCCGTCGGGTGGCTGCACATTATTTTCATCGATGGATCTGAAACCTCGTCTCACCATTGTCTGCGCCTATGGTGACACTGAGCCGAGACGACACATTCTGCTGATGTTGTGGACAGACTACCTTTGTTATTGCCAGTGTTGTGATGTGAGGAACCATCGGGTATGATTCCAGGTGTCCTCTGATAGTGATTCAGGCAAAACTGATGGCATAGCCAAACGTTACCGAAGTCCTGCATCCTCATATGTAGACACTATCCTTGTGCCATCTTTAAAACATGACAACTTTCGTCCCACATAATGTTGAGTGCTGACGTGCTTCTTTGGCCAGGACAATCCCTCGATGTGTACCCCGCTCGACCCCTCCCCTCCGTCACCACTACAAACCATGATGTCAACTCCATCCCGGTACCAGTATCCAAAACGCAGAATTGCTCATTACAACTGCGGGTCTAattacctcaggagaggatacaataacAGTATGACACCCTTCCTAAGAGGATCAGTGCACGTATTCATGACAGATTGCAACATTCTACTGACAAGAGGCCAGCAGTGTACTCGTACTCCAGATTTTGTTGTTCATTGAACTTTATtctgtaatcaataaaataaaatcacatagCTTCTCAACGTGAGAAGTTTATTTTAACTTCCTTCTAGGTGTTTAACGTTTTTTGTCAGTGAGACTATGTGTTCCAAGTTTTGTCGGTGATAcagttttcagaataaaattaatcCTCGGCTTTTGAGTAAGGATAACAGGAGGATTTCCTTGGTTGTGAGAAATTATGGAACTGGTTGTGCTCTCCCAAATATTCCCAGCTGGGAACACCTTCACTCCACTTCAAGATGGCTGGGTTTTCGATGAAAATAACCGAGCTCTTCTATCAGCAGGCCAATAAATCCgggaataaaatttttcaaaacatgtGAGGCATCAGTACAAATGCGTAAACGAAACCTTACGTTTACATCCGTCCACAGATAAAACATAATCAGGAACCATACGTTAAGAAAAATGCTGTGTGTATAGGGGTAAAGTCGTGCAACACGAAATACACAACATGTAAAACTTtacaactattcactgaaaataattatttgttcCAGTTGAATATCAGGTTATGGTTCCATGAGTTCAGCATCTTATTATCAGACTTAGATCGTACAATAGTCATCATATTTCGCACTATTCTTTCCCATTACGCTACGAGTGTTAAATGTAAGAGTGAAACTTACTTTTCACTGTCAATCTTGCCGTCGATGTCAAAGGTCTTGAAGGCGGCGATAACAACTTCATCATCATCGGAGCCTGAAATAACGAAAGACAAATATTAACAAACAGTTGAGCTAACCGTTCTTGATAAATTTTTAATTCCACGAATATTTTGCCAGTCTGAGATTGATCATTCTCTGTTTGAAGCCCTGCAAACCCCTGTGCTTCAAAAGATTCAACATCTACGAGACTTATACCAGCCTTCATGCTGAACGGAGAGCTATTTTGTTATCCTAAAGGTGCCAATTTGGTCTGTGAGTGTTTTGTGCTGTGACACCACACACTGTCAAAGGTTGTTAGTCTGTACGGAGAATTGCACGCACACAACAGAATATCTAAATATATCAGTCTATACTAGCAACGACTTTAGGCAAGATTACTCCCGTTGAAGAAACCAAagctagtattttgtagctgttcaGTGGCGCAGAATGCACGccgtgtttcctttcctttatttaattaaataaGTTGTCTAACTGCTGTACAATGGAGTTATTTATGTGAAGTAAGTAGCTTCAAGTGGATTGTCAAAGCTCGTTAGGAACATCTTGAAATTGGCTGACCAACTGTTATACAGAAAACGAGTTTTCATAGAAACTATTTAGTGCAGGCCTCCAGAGAGAGGTGGATGGATTAAAAACAAGTCTGCAACTAAACCGTGTCCTAGAACTAAACATTATGCAGCTCACAATACGAAAATTATTTGGAAACAGTTGAAACATGTCTCATAAGTTGCAGATATGTCACACCGTGGAATGCTAACAAAGAGCTAACAGGTATCTTTCTTTTTCGTCTTTTCTAAACTAAAATAATACATTTAGAAGTAAATGTTTGTTCTGAAATCAGAAAACAGCTCACGCTGTTCACTATGTACCAAAAGTGGAATAGTAACACCAGAATAGCTGAGAATCATAAAACCTCCCGCCGTGGGTGAGTCTGACTTATACTCTAAACTCCGCAGAGGTGAATAAAAATTACTTCTACTCTCTTGTTAACGATTTAACGCATCAGTCAGATGAGATGGAACGAATGTTAACTCGCCAACAAACAGGCGGTCTCCCGCTTTACCATTTCCTGGAGACCATGTGACAGCGTTTCGCATTCATATGTTATTTGTGTACCTCAAACGGACAAAGATGGCCGGGAAATAGCCATATTCAAATAATCACTCGAAGATTCGTATTAAGAGATTTCGGAAACAACGGTAAACTTATACCTGTACCGTGGGGCAGAGATCTGAAACCCTCTCCTCCACGAGACGTGTaccttaaccactgtgccatctcgttCGGCTTTACttaaataatagaaaaagaaagatACACTGAATATTTACAACAAATTATTCCAGAGGAGCCGCATAATTCAAACTTTGATTAGGTAGAATCccttaaaagacttgcaccaacaGCTGCTTTTCTAGGTATTTGAATTTGTTGTGTCAGATAACGACTTCACGGGAGTTTAATGTGGCATGTTGGGAAGTTTTGCAGCATCGTGACACTGTATCAAAGCCAAATGCAATGGGTGAAAATGATGGGTTGTTATTGGTTCCTTATCTGAAAACAATCCTGGAGAATGCTGCGTTTCAGAACAAATGTGTCACTATTGGGCTAACATAACGAATCTCAAAGAAGGTTGTCAGGGGAGTTGTTTCTGGCACCGTGCTTGAAAATAATCCTGGAGAACGCTGCGTTTCAGAAATACTGTGTTACTATTAGGCTAGCGTAAGGAGTCTCAGAATAGGTTGTCAGCGGGAAAAGCCGCGTACCTCCCGACATCCTTGCGGCGAAGAGGGACAGGAGCTGGGTGAAGTTGATGGGGCCGGGCGCCTCGTTCACCATCTCGTCGAGCTCCTTGTCGGAGGCGAGACGGCCCAAGCTGTCAAACGTGGCCCGCAGGTCGTTCTTGCTGATGATGCCGTCCTTGTCTTGGTCCATCAGCTGGAATGCCTGCGAAATAGAGCGAAAGCGTCCCATTAGCAGTAAAGCTTATAGTCTAACAGATGACTGCTGCACTCTGGAAACATGTGCTGATTTAAAAGACACACCGTATTTTCTGTACAGAACCATTTCCCCTCactagttttcctgatttttttcgTACACTAGGAGTTTCAGGATAAGACAGGCATACGATAGGAGCCGATATTATGAACTTCTAGGCGTATAAAACAACATGCAAATATACAGTACACATGTTTTGTCCTCAGTGGTTTCCTACACACAGCTATTTGAAACTATCAAGAAAGGAGGGAATGCTGCACGTTGTAGAATACTGATATGTCGTTATCTGACGTGATTTTTATTGACAATTTTTCTTTACTACTCATGCTGCTATGTGCGCGTAAGCACTAAAAACACGACGGAGGAATGTCTGCCTTGTTCAGACACCTTGTTCTGTACTTCGTCGTTTAACAAACCGTACAAACAATTATCTATTGCGAAAGGATTCAGTGAGGATCGGATCCAAACAACCAAAATGGCAAATGTCAtgtatttcaaatacactcctggaaatggaaaaaagaacacattgacaccggtgtgtcagacccaccatacttgctccggacactgcgagagggctgtacaagcaatgatcacacgcacggcacagcggacacaccaggaaccgcggtgttcgccgtcgaatggcgctagctgcgcagcatttgtgcaccgccgccgtcagtgtcagccagtttgccgtggcatacggagctccatcgcagtctttaacactggtagcatgccgcgacagcgtggacgtgaaccgtatgtgcagttgacggactttgagcgagggcgtatagtgggcatgcgggaggccgggtggacgtaccgccgaattgctcaacacgtggggcgtgaggtctctacagtacatcgatgttgtcgccagtggtcggcggaaggtgcacgtgcccgtcgacctgggaccggaccgcagcggcgcacggatgcacgccaagaccgtaggatcctacgcagttccgtaggggaccgcaccgccacttcccagcaaattagggacactgttgctcctggggtatcggcgaggaccattcgcaaccgtctccatgaagctgggctacggtcccgcacaccgttaggtcgtcttccgctcacgccccaacatcgtgcagcccacctccagtggtgtcgcgacaggcgtgaatggagggacgaatggagacgtgtcgtcttcagcgatgagagtcgcttctgccttggtgccaatgatggtcgtatgcgtgtttggcgccgtgcaggtgagcgccacaatcaggactgcatacgaccgaggcacacagggccaacacccggcatcatggtgtggggagcgatctcctacactggccgtacaccactggtgatcgtcgaggggacactgaatagtgcacggtacatccaaaccgtcatcgaacccatcgttctaccattcctagaccggcaagggaacttgctgttccaacaggacaatgcacgtccgcatgtatcccgtgccacccaacgtgctctagaaggtgtaagtcaactaccctggccagcaagatctccggatctgtcccccattgagcatgtttgggactggatgaagcgtcgtctcacgcggtctgcacgtccagcacgaacgctggtccaactgaggcgccaggtggaaatggcatggcaagccgttccacaggactacatccagcatctctacgatcgtctccatgggagaatagcagcctgcattgctgcgaaaggtggatatacactgtactagtgccgacattgtgcatgctctgttgcctgtgtctatgtgcctgtggttctgtcagtgtgatcatgtgatgtatctgagcccaggaatgtgtcaataaagtttccccttcctgggacaatgaattcacggtgttcttatttctatttccaggagtgtataaatacctgCGAAGCCACTGGGAACAAAGCTTATGTTTATCTGATTTTTTTTATATGCAGAACAGTCGATACTGTTCCACATAGCGTACTTGCGTTTCCTTTATATTGATAGGTAATAGGGTTTTCCACAAACATGGCTATGTAGGCTATGAAGCCGTTTGTATTGTTTATGGTACGGTGAGCTGGGCGACGAGGGGCTGTCGCGAGTATTTTCCGTAACAGTGAAAGATGTAGGACCATACGGCGCAGACAGATTCTCCTGGGTTATTACCGGAAACATTCAGTTTGGATTACTCTTCAATGTGGTTGTGTCAATCTGCTGGGATGGCTCATACCCCTCAGTGACCATCTCTGGTTTTATTTGAACACCTAGATCCATACGATCACCAGACATAACAGTAAATAGAGGTAGCAAAAATGTTAGTGCTGTGGGTATCAGAAAGTATTTCTTGTAACATGAGCCTCGTTCGattgaagaagaaatatttttattatttgatccgTGGTCTCTTGAGAACTCTGGGACTGTACTGAAACGTAACAACGAGGAAAAGACTGCAACTTGTTCAACTTTCGTTGAATGAAAGCATTCCTTTTTATCCAATTTTACAtctcttcccattttaaaaaatgaagaactaTAACAGAATACATAGCCATACCTGTATTCAAATCTTGACCTCCGTTAAACCCGATTAGAAGTCTtagttaacaaagtttcaaaagttTACGTATCTGCAACGTTGTACTCTATCTATATTATGGAGTAAAAATAGCGTTCATAAAGCCATTTGGTATGATGTTTTAGAGAAAGAAAAATGATAATTATAGCACTCCGctcaatttaaataatgtttatGGATACTACAAAGCAATTTTATCTACTAGTTATAAGAAATGTGCAGAACAGTATAGAAATGGATGCCGCCATCTGAGGATCGGCCCGGAGCAGTTTACGGATTACGTCCATCCGAGAAAATTGTGAATGATCGGATTATTTTTTACAGTGCtattaaaatatgtaaaactgaaaagggaaaacGTGTGGCTAACCTGTAATTATGAGTAAAAGACTGAGACGAGTTCTTCATCAATAAGAAAAAGTCTGTAGGTGTGTATTACTTAATGTGTAGTGGACGGCTTTGACAAGTCTGCCGCAATCACTAAGTACCGAGTACAGGGTAAAGAACTTCATATGAAAGAAAGTAAGCTACTGGCGTATACTTCCACGAATTTATGTGTACCAGGAAGCACAGAGATGCATTTTGAATCTACTTGGAGAACAGTTAGCTGAAGGCACATTTTTTCTCCCTTGTTTCAGATTCCTCCTTCTGGGCGGCAACGGAATGTAAAAGTGTATACTTAGTGATCAGTTTTTCGTCGAATGAGCGATACGTTTCCACGCACATAGTATCGGGCATAAGTCTATCCTTAGATGGCGATATGTATTTGTTTGCCATTCTGCATATTTCTTCTGTATTGTGTATAAATAAAGGtgcttcataatatatataaacctGATTTAAAAGAATTGGAGGGCTGTAATATCGGAGGGAAGGAAAGGTgttctttttttctaaaatatcAGAGTAAATTACTTCTGCAAGTCATGTTGATCCCATGTCACAGACAAGGCAAAATATTGCAGACGATTGAACGTATTCTGCCTACCGTTATAGTCATATTAGCTAAAGCTTGAATTGGTGGTGATGGTGGATTAAAAAtataagtttaaagaaaaattatcAAAACAGTAGGTTAGGTGATATTCAGTCGCAATTACCATTTCCATTCTTGATAGTTTCAAAAAGCCATTAGGAAGAAAGTTTCTATTTACATGTTGTTTTCTATTCCAAATAGTCCTGAACCACCTTGTATACAAAAATATCCTGCGAGCTAGTGACAGAAATGTTTCCTTACATAAGTCGGTACTGTGTCTTTTAAATTGGCATATATCACTCTGTAAAGTGCTACCTCAATCTAAGGCGCACAATTTGCTCGTTCTAGCTACGTATAAGGGGAAAAGTGCGAAGGTGTGCTGACCTCCTTGAATTCGGCGACCTGCTTCTGGGAGAACATGGAGAAGACATTGCTGCCGGTCCTCTTGGCCTTCTTGGAGCCGCGCGAGCTGCggtcgggggcggcggcggcggcgggggcggcggcgggggcgggggcttCTGCTGGCGCCTCCTCCTTGacagacttcttcttcttcttcttttccttgtccgCCTGTAACACGCCACCAACGTcaacaaaaaatgactctgagcgctatgggacttaacttctgaggtcatcagtcccctagaacttagaactacttaaacctaactaacctaaggacatcacacacatccatgcccgaggcaggattcgaacctgcgaccgtagcggtcgcgcggttccagactgtagcacctagaaacgctcggccactccggccgccccaaCGTCAACAACTTCCTACTTTTATCATTCACTTGGCTCTAAACAAAGCCGCAATCTGTGTCAGAGCAATGAAAGGGAAATTCCACATCAGACCCTATGCAAAACAGCCTAGAGGCACAAGATGAGTTCGTATCTACAATCACGGTACATGCTGGTTCGCGAAACTAGACTTGCCAAGGTAAAGGAAGAAGAGACGAAGACAGGTTGGAAGTAAAGCTTTTATCGAGAATGCGGTCATTAGACAGAATTCACAAGGTCGACTAGACAAGAAGATGAAAGCGACAACGGTCGTCCTGAAGCGACCGTTGCGGCAGATAATTCACGgcaaccacggaaaatctaaaccaggaCGATTGAAACAAGATTTGAAACCTGCCGCCCCTATAAAATAACGAGTTTGTTTCTTAGTCACAGCGCTGCCTCATTCAATGATAACTTCCCTAGCGCCCTCCATCGGAAGATTTACACAGAAAACTGGTCTCCCTATAATTTCCTCCCCACAACAAACCGATATGAAAGAGAAGCTCGACACTACGACTGGTCTATAGGAACCACGCTATAAATCCGAATAACTTCGGGAACCATTTCGCAAGAACATTtgaactgcaaatttgtatgtgtaTCTCGCATAAACGAATGCGTCACAATGTCTGTTGTACAGGGGAATGAAGACTGAATATTCAATGTCTTTTAGGTAAAGGGcacagaaaatttatttatatttgccTGTTGACGGGTCTAGTACTATTAGCAAACTTGAACTGGCTCCAGGGTTCATCATAACATTTTCTGCAAGCATGCATATTTTACTCCTCAAACCAGGAGGACAAATATAAGAAACTACTAAACCATTAACTCTATGGATAGAACAAAGGTCACGTACAGAAGTGGACAGACTTCGACTCACTTTGAGAGCCCCTGTTCGTCTTCAGTATAAATTAAACGAGGAGGAGATTTCAAGTAACTATAGTCTTGTAAAAGCACTTTGGATAATGGAACCTATTTATGGAGTAGAGTTAAATATGTTTTGATTTGAGTACAATAACTCGAGGTTCTTACCGAATGAAATTTAGTACGAGAACTCAACTGTTATTTCGAAAGAAGTCCTCGTGGGTGCGGCTTTACCGGCAGTCGAATCCAGAACTCCTCAGTATGAAAGGGAACAGAAAGACCAGCGTATCCCGAGTAATATCTCAGTTATCAGGAATGCAACATAGCATCAGATTTTAGGTTCATCCTGAAAAGGATGTTTCATATTCAGTTACAGTTTATCACCAACTTGCTTCATTACTTGGACTGGACGGTCATCTTGTTTCCTGCCATTTGCGAGATAAGAAAAGTGTAGAGCACTCTTCATAGGCACTAGCTTACCGCCAACGTACATGTTTTGATCAGAGATGTGACACGGGACGAACTCATTTTATTTATTCCTGTCCTGTACCAGTCAAAAATTACCATAAAACCAAGTGAAAAGAAAAATAGAATACCACACAGCAGTTCTTACCcagacatttcctcctaaatcaaTGGAAACACGCAATGCGAAGTCTGCGATGGTAAGCAGGTGTGAAGCATAAAATCGGTTAACACTATCTTTACCATTCACTCAGTATCGAATTACTCTATTACATACACAACCCATGTAAACAAAGAGCTTAGAACGAACGCCATTGTTAATAATGCACATAATGCAAGAACTAGTGAATTAGACCAAGAACCTGCCCGAACTCCACTGTATATCTCTACGTAGAGACAGGGACGTCATCTAATTTACAGGTGTCACCCCTTGTTGTTACCACTCCTGAAATGATAAAGTCCGCAGCACGTTCCGACTGGGACTTCGCTCTCCTCGTAGAGGGCTGTTCCGACCAGAATTCCAACACTTGGGAACTGTCAGAATCAACTGATGGAAGCCTTCAGGACTCCCTCACGTCCCTGCACGAGGCAGTTAATGACATTCCATTCTCAAAcggagttttttttttcatatcacaCATAACTACCGAAGCCCGCAGGCTATGATTTCCATACTGTGTTCCGTGAAACCTCAATGTTCGTTAAAACAGCTTCAGATGTACCAAACCcaagatttcatttaaaaactatttcaataaatataaatgaagcaATAAACATCGACCTGTCTGGTACAGTGCACCGAGATCCTCGCAAGTTCGCAACGGAGCTACTACGACACTAAACAAATATGATGCACGTTGGCAACGATAATTAGAAGAGTAGGAAATTGCGACTGAGCTCCAAAGCATAACTGATTATTTCAGTGGTCTGTTACCAAAAGTTCGGAGGACGGCTGCGCTAGACTATGGAGACTATTAACGTATTAGTTTCTGCACAAAGGGTTCTGCGAATTTTCGTCCTACTTATTGTTGTCACTTGCTGTCTACGTAACTACCAACACTGGTGGAGTGCGGACCACAGGTTTGCTGAAAATAGCAGCAAAGCCACGAGTTGTACTCATTTTCCAGGACAACAGGGTCGGGCCACTAGCCAAGTGTCTAAGAATACTGGAACGGTAGCTGTCCAATGGAGTCAATACTTGTATACCACTCTTTCAATGGGGCGCCGAAGTGGTTACGTGGCACGTGATGGACGTGTACAGTTTACCTTGTTCGCATACGTGTCAAAATCTGCGCCAGCAGTGCATATTTTTACGGCCGCTTATTTTCAGACCCTCTCCCGAGTTCCTcccctcctttccccctccttCACACCCCACCGCTCCTTCCCCCACCCCCAATTCCCCGTCATCGCCCCACCAACCCGACTTTGGACTCATGCCGCCCTCAACCCGCTCAGGAAACGCGAGAGGGCGTCGTTAAAAATAGACAGCGCCCGCGGACGCAGTGACGCGAACACTCTTAAATTTACTCAGCCCGGCGGCGGTGGCTTCCAGTTACGAACCCGTGGATACCTCCAGAAATGGCTATGGCCGCATCAGGGTGTAGTATCGTGCTCCGAATATGAAATGACATCAGGGGAAACGATCCAAAAGAAGCGAAAGCACGAAAATAATCTGTGGCCACTAGCCTGTTAAACAGTCGTGAAAACCGCTACGAATGGAGCCAGCGGCGACCTTTAATGTTGCAGCATGTCTGGGATACGAAGCAAACGCTCGGGTAGCGTTTCAGAGGCGAGTGTTGAAACGAAAAGTAGCTTGCGATCACTAACCCCAGCGTTGGTGATCAGTTCCTGTCCTCTGTGACAATTGAAACCGGATTCGGTATAGACGTAGCTTGGTTTTTCGCAGTTAACGGGAAATAACACGTGGTGACACGAAAGGAACGCGTGTCACCAACATTTCTCTTGTTCGTAGGCAACAGTCCGAGAATTGTTATACGTCACTTAGATTTCTTTTACCTCTGGCAACGTTAGGGTGAAAAGTGGTGAGTTGCACCATAGTTCGGAATCCCCCTGTAATTAATTGGGTAATTCAGTCAAAAGTCGGACGAAGGCAACGGCGTGCCACCTCCACAACAGCCATGCCTAGTAACGCACTGCGGTGTTCAAAGCAACCTTCGGGTTGATGACTGATTTACTTTAGGTAGGCTAATGTTCTTCGACAGTGTATGTAGGCTGATTGATTGTACTTACTGTCGTAAAGGAACTAATTTTCATGAGGTTTATCGCCCGGATTTTCTGGCGGAAACGAACGAAACAATAtttatgaaatttggaaagaaaggTTTCTGCCCCACCGTAGTACAAGGGTTCTGAGGTATCATATCCACGTTTTGTGTGGTAGGTGGCATAGGGCCTCACACTGGTTTCTGAGACGTCATattcacgttcaaatggttcaaatggctctgagcactatgggactcaacatcttaggtcataagtcccctagaacttagaactacttaaacctaactaacctaaggacatcacacacacccatgcccgaggcaggattcgaacctgcgaccgtagcagtcccgcggttccggactgcagcgccagaaccgctagaccaccgcggccggctattttcgTTCTGTGTGGTGTGTGGCTATGGCAGCCGTTCAAGGTTTTGTACTTTTACTGACATTCTTATCTGcaaaacaataagaatagaagctcGTTACACTACACTGTTGTCGACTGTCAGAGGGCACAAGATGGATACAATGCTTAATGTATTCTGGTTTCTCATTCTCAGGGTAaataaaacagcaatttttttagaATCTGACATTTATAAATAAGGCAATCTTCTAGCcacgtgactgttactgacatttatTCGGGAGATCAGAAATATATGTTTTAAGTATAGAGCTGAACCTATGCTTGTACTTGCGTCTTATACTACGACGTGCAGTTACTAGCCCCAATGTGTTTTTGAAATTACCTAACGAGCTTCTCGCAGTATGTCAATCATCCCAGTTATCTACGTTAGCTTTCGTATCTGTGCGTAAACAGTAACTTTCTTTTTAGGTTggcagatttattttttattttggtgaAGTCCATCTGGCTTCTTACTCGTCTTTTGGGATATTGCAATTTTTAGAGAAGCTGGTGTCCACATCGATATAAGTGAGGATTCGGATCGTGGTCTGATCATCCTGCGTAAAGCTTTCGAAAGTCTCTGGAGGCGAATAACGCTGTGATTCCGTTTCCTTCCAGTCTCCATCAAAGCTACGTGTTCCTTCTCTTTTCCTACTACAAGTCAGTGAATAACTGTGGGAAATATGTTACTCCTTTCTAAGAATTCAAGGAATACTTAGCAGTTCTTGTGGAAAGTCGTTAATTTCGTATTTTTCCGAAAATTATGATTTGTAAAAGTAGAACTCCAACAATATAATATACATTGTTGTGTTTCTATCGGAAGGCACCATTGATCCAGCCTGTCTGAATATTTATTCATTGTGGTATTTTTGAATAAATAATCAAACACGCTAATATGACGGCTTACAGTAAGCACGAGACATGTTTTGGGAAAATTCAGAAGCGGATAGAATCAGACGTTCAGGTTGCAATGTTCCGATGACAGCGAACGATTGACTCCCTCTCTCCTTCAGCAACAAAACCGGAATAGACGTTGTGTAGATATGAAATGAAAGATTTTCACTTGGTGGAAGATGTTTAGTCGTGAGTCAACCAACATACACCCCAAGTATGCTCAAAACTTTCGCTTTTCATAGACGATAAAAACTagtattatttcattaacattcgTAGATGCAACAAATCTGCGACTCATCTCTTCGCAACAACCGAGCCACATTGCGTGTTTGTCTAGCTTCATACGTACACAACACTAATGACATTTTAGCAAATGTGTTGACCGTGCGTTATATGGTAACCACGTCGTATGCACCCTCACTGGATACTGGTTACCAGTCGCGATCACAACTATAAAAGACGCTCCGCCACGTCATTATTATGCAGAAAAGTATTCACCTTTGGCATCAAGCTTTATTAAAAATTTAGCGAAATATAACAGATACGCAGTACGTATCGTAAGGTCAAAAGGGATAACAGTACACTACATCTGCAGACACATGTTGCAGAGACGAGCTCAGAAGAGCTAGACGTTCAATGTCCTGGATCATTCAGATGTCATCTTCTGTTAAGCTCCACTATATAGCTTTGCTAGAGGCGCATCTAATAAACATAACAATATATGAACATTACGTTATGGGAAATAGAGCGGAAGAAAG
This genomic interval from Schistocerca cancellata isolate TAMUIC-IGC-003103 chromosome 3, iqSchCanc2.1, whole genome shotgun sequence contains the following:
- the LOC126177143 gene encoding myosin regulatory light chain 2 yields the protein MADKEKKKKKKSVKEEAPAEAPAPAAAPAAAAAPDRSSRGSKKAKRTGSNVFSMFSQKQVAEFKEAFQLMDQDKDGIISKNDLRATFDSLGRLASDKELDEMVNEAPGPINFTQLLSLFAARMSGGSDDDEVVIAAFKTFDIDGKIDSEKLRQLLMTFGDKFSADEVDDAYEQMEIDEKGFINTQKLITMLTASAEEEEEGEAA